In Leguminivora glycinivorella isolate SPB_JAAS2020 chromosome 11, LegGlyc_1.1, whole genome shotgun sequence, a single window of DNA contains:
- the LOC125231363 gene encoding uncharacterized protein LOC125231363 → MALIYTYQLLLMRFNLLDGQRSENVFVQNQFCVMQTEYGTSTGLMHELCIMGRMGAFMSFMPILQTRALVHLRMSGSLRITGQASKILMTSRHLRGMSRCRLERDTSYTSATRKLLTSVFTRRELATHSLTGKSSPAFPGKPAKKRLDPELVNDIVQIVVEKSKVNASLVRTTITTKCADESKMYRSRQKNKNKRLSNQEKLSSIAA, encoded by the exons ATGGCATTGATCTATACGTATCAATTATTGTTGATGAGATTCAACCTGCTGGACGGACAGCGCAGCGAAAACGTTTTTGTACAGAATCAATTCTGCGTGATGCAAACCGAGTACGGAACCTCAACTGGTCTAATGCATGAATTGTGCATAATGGGGAGAATGGGCGCTTTTATGAGTTTCAT GCCAATACTCCAAACTCGGGCACTGGTGCATCTGAGGATGAGTGGAAGCCTGAGGATTACAGGCCAAGCAAGCAAAATATTAATGACATCAAGACACCTAAGGGGAATGAGCCG GTGCCGATTGGAGAGGGATAC ATCATACACTAGTGCGACAAGGAAACTGTTGACTTCGGTGTTTACACGCCG AGAGTTAGCGACTCATTCATTGACCGGGAAATCTTCTCCTGCCTTCCCGGGAAAACCTGCGAAGAAACGTCTCGATCCCGAGCTCGTCAATGACATCGTGCAGATTGTCGTTGAAAAATCAAAGGTCAACGCAAGCTTGGTGCG aacgACTATAACTACGAAATGTGCTGATGAGAGCAAAATGTACCGCAGTCgtcaaaagaataaaaataaacgcCTGTCGAACCAAGAAAAACTTTCCTCCATCGCCGCATAA
- the LOC125230806 gene encoding protein insensitive-like, translating to MCETIKSLRKQLKEALESSPPSRAEKPDADVATDEDERIISNQQKTALIQNHRRNHKRSSSSCITANNPNSDTGASEDEWKPEDYRPSKQNINDIKTPKGNEPVPIGEGYATVPARVLKQIDWRSYTSATRKLLTSVFTRRELATHSLTGKSSPAFPGKPAKKRLNPELVNDIVQTVVEKSKVNASLVRTSITTKCADESKMYRNRQKNKKNQENFPPSPHNDK from the exons ATGTGTGAGACAATAAAATCTTTACGCAAACAGCTAAAGGAAGCTCTCGAGAGTTCACCTCCTTCTAGGGCTGAAAAACCAGATGCTGATGTTGCTACCGATGAAGATGAAAGAATAATCAGCAATCAGCAGAAAACTGCCCTAATACAAAATCATAGAAGAAACCATAAGCGAAGCTCGAGTTCTTGTATTACG GCCAATAATCCAAACTCGGACACTGGTGCATCTGAGGATGAGTGGAAGCCTGAGGATTACAGGCCAAGCAAGCAAAATATTAATGACATCAAGACACCTAAGGGGAATGAGCCG GTGCCGATTGGAGAGGGATACGCAACAGTACCAGCCAGGGTCCTTAAGCAAATTGATTGGAGATCATACACTAGTGCGACAAGGAAACTGTTGACTTCGGTGTTTACACGCcg agAGTTAGCGACTCATTCATTGACCGGGAAATCTTCTCCTGCCTTCCCGGGAAAACCTGCGAAGAAACGTCTCAATCCCGAGCTCGTCAATGACATCGTGCAGACTGTCGTTGAAAAATCAAAGGTCAACGCAAGCTTGGTGCG aacgAGTATAACTACGAAATGTGCTGATGAGAGCAAAATGTACCGCAAtcgtcaaaaaaataaaaagaaccaAGAAAACTTTCCTCCATCGCCGCATAATGATAAATGA
- the LOC125231364 gene encoding protein insensitive-like translates to MQANTPNSGTGASEDEWKPEDYRPSKQNINDIKTPKGNEPVPIGEGYATVPARVLKQIDWRSYTSATRKLLTSVFTRRELATHSLTGKSSPAFPGKPAKKRLDPELVNDIVQIVVEKSKVNASLVR, encoded by the exons ATGCAGGCCAATACTCCAAACTCGGGCACTGGTGCATCTGAGGATGAGTGGAAGCCTGAGGATTACAGGCCAAGCAAGCAAAATATTAATGACATCAAGACACCTAAGGGGAATGAGCCG GTGCCGATTGGAGAGGGATACGCAACAGTGCCAGCCAGGGTCCTTAAGCAAATTGATTGGAGATCATACACTAGTGCGACAAGGAAACTGTTGACTTCGGTGTTTACACGCCG AGAGTTAGCGACTCATTCATTGACCGGGAAATCTTCTCCTGCCTTCCCGGGAAAACCTGCGAAGAAACGTCTCGATCCCGAGCTCGTCAATGACATCGTGCAGATTGTCGTTGAAAAATCAAAGGTCAACGCAAGCTTGGTGCGGTAA